The Gracilimonas sp. genome includes a region encoding these proteins:
- a CDS encoding CsbD family protein produces the protein MNDLTLKGNWNETKGKLKQKYSELTDDDLAFTEGKEDELLGRIQKKLGKTKDEIKKEIANL, from the coding sequence ATGAATGATTTAACCTTGAAAGGAAACTGGAACGAAACAAAAGGTAAATTAAAGCAGAAGTATTCTGAGCTCACTGACGATGATCTTGCTTTCACAGAAGGAAAAGAAGATGAATTATTAGGCCGAATTCAGAAAAAACTGGGTAAAACAAAAGACGAGATCAAGAAAGAAATAGCAAATCTTTGA
- a CDS encoding TIGR04283 family arsenosugar biosynthesis glycosyltransferase: MISIIIPVYNEEAKIRDLLSFLKAHTGGEQLEIIVVDGGSSDQTVEVAKSLEAKVLVSPLKGRANQMNFGAEKANGEWLYFLHADTTPPPTFIADIKQKIKDGFECGCFRLKFDNAHPALRFYGWFTRFNIDFFRFGDQSLFVRKALFYKINGFDEQMLVMEDQEIVSRLKNHAQFGIIEKQVITSARKYQRFGVFRLQFIFTIIVVLFYLNISQEVIAHFYKTFMSGSSY; this comes from the coding sequence ATGATCAGCATCATTATTCCGGTTTATAATGAAGAAGCCAAAATTAGAGACTTACTTTCATTTTTAAAGGCACATACTGGTGGAGAGCAACTCGAAATTATTGTAGTTGATGGCGGCAGCTCTGACCAGACTGTTGAGGTGGCTAAGTCACTCGAAGCCAAAGTACTGGTAAGCCCGTTAAAAGGGCGCGCCAATCAAATGAATTTTGGGGCCGAAAAAGCCAATGGTGAATGGTTGTATTTTCTTCATGCTGACACTACTCCGCCACCTACTTTTATTGCAGATATAAAACAGAAAATAAAGGATGGTTTTGAGTGTGGTTGTTTCCGGCTAAAGTTTGACAATGCTCATCCGGCGCTTCGATTTTATGGCTGGTTCACCAGGTTCAATATTGACTTTTTCAGGTTTGGCGACCAAAGTCTATTTGTCAGAAAAGCGCTTTTTTATAAAATAAATGGATTTGATGAACAGATGCTTGTAATGGAAGACCAGGAGATCGTAAGCAGACTTAAAAATCACGCACAATTTGGCATAATAGAAAAACAGGTTATTACTTCGGCTAGGAAATATCAACGATTTGGGGTTTTCAGATTGCAGTTCATTTTTACTATAATTGTAGTCCTCTTTTATTTAAATATCAGCCAAGAGGTAATAGCACACTTTTATAAAACGTTTATGTCAGGCTCGTCATATTAA
- a CDS encoding Dps family protein has protein sequence MDIETLNGVETMKVNIGISEEHREKIAAGLSKVLADSYLLYLKTHNYHWNVTGELFHQLHEQFEEQYSELAEAIDEIAERIRALGFRAPGTFKEFNEITSIKEDTDSPKALEMVKRLTEANEQVIRTAREALEPANAADDESTIDLLTERLTVHSKTAWMLRSHLEE, from the coding sequence ATGGATATCGAAACATTAAACGGAGTAGAGACAATGAAAGTAAACATTGGAATTTCTGAAGAACATAGAGAGAAAATTGCAGCTGGATTATCAAAAGTGCTGGCAGACTCATACCTGCTGTATTTGAAAACACACAATTATCACTGGAATGTGACAGGTGAATTGTTTCATCAGCTTCATGAACAATTTGAAGAGCAATATTCTGAATTGGCAGAAGCCATTGATGAGATTGCAGAGCGCATCAGAGCGTTAGGTTTTAGAGCGCCGGGAACATTTAAGGAGTTTAATGAAATAACTTCTATAAAAGAAGATACTGATAGCCCTAAAGCCCTGGAAATGGTCAAAAGGTTGACAGAAGCCAATGAACAAGTTATAAGAACGGCTCGTGAAGCTTTAGAGCCAGCAAATGCTGCTGATGACGAATCTACCATTGACCTATTAACTGAGCGCCTCACGGTTCATTCCAAAACCGCATGGATGCTTAGAAGTCATCTGGAAGAATAA
- a CDS encoding MATE family efflux transporter, translating into MNRQILRLAIPNIISNLSVPLLGAIDTAVVGRLEHVYYLGAIAVGSIIFDFIFWGFGFLRMGTTGMVAQAYGAQQERKTRVILFRVLLVAAASSLFILLIQYPLIEVSLYLVNASPEVEEYTRLYYHIRIFAAPATLALFGLNGWFLGMQNSTYPMIVTIFLNLVNIVLNLIFVFRFNMTVDGVATGSLVASFLALGLAFFLYKKKYGGVKLHIKRDELIEAEELKKFFSVNRDIVIRTLCLIFSYAFFTAKSAAMGDVVLAANTILLQMWYISSYGTDGFAYAAESLVGRFKGAKDDENLKKAVTANMLWGLGLGLLGTITYAFFDAEIIALFTNKENVIAVAMTVVIWLIVAPVVNSVCFIWDGVYIGATATGAMRNSMLVATTLVFIPVYFISEPFAGIHALWMAMTAFMIARGVILSIYAPSRIFGNE; encoded by the coding sequence TTGAACCGGCAAATACTTCGTCTCGCCATTCCTAACATCATAAGTAACCTGTCTGTGCCACTACTTGGAGCCATTGACACGGCTGTTGTGGGGCGATTAGAGCATGTTTATTACCTCGGGGCCATTGCTGTGGGTAGTATCATTTTCGACTTTATTTTTTGGGGGTTCGGGTTTCTGCGGATGGGAACAACGGGCATGGTTGCGCAAGCCTATGGTGCACAGCAAGAGCGAAAAACACGAGTTATACTTTTTCGCGTTCTTTTGGTAGCTGCAGCAAGCAGCTTGTTCATACTGCTCATTCAATACCCGCTGATAGAGGTTTCACTATACCTGGTAAACGCCTCCCCTGAAGTGGAAGAATACACCCGCCTGTACTATCACATCCGTATTTTTGCAGCTCCTGCAACACTTGCCCTATTTGGGTTGAATGGCTGGTTCCTTGGAATGCAGAATTCAACCTATCCCATGATCGTCACTATTTTCTTAAACCTTGTAAATATTGTGTTGAACCTGATTTTTGTGTTCCGATTCAACATGACGGTAGATGGAGTAGCAACAGGAAGTTTGGTTGCCAGTTTTCTGGCGTTGGGGCTGGCATTTTTTCTATATAAGAAAAAATATGGGGGCGTTAAGCTACATATTAAAAGGGATGAGCTTATAGAGGCTGAAGAGTTAAAAAAATTCTTTTCGGTGAATCGCGATATCGTAATCCGGACGCTGTGCCTCATTTTTTCCTACGCTTTCTTTACTGCAAAATCGGCGGCTATGGGAGATGTGGTACTGGCTGCAAATACCATTCTGCTTCAAATGTGGTACATCAGTTCTTATGGAACCGATGGCTTTGCCTATGCTGCTGAGAGTTTGGTTGGTCGGTTTAAGGGAGCAAAAGATGACGAGAATCTAAAGAAAGCGGTAACAGCCAACATGCTTTGGGGATTGGGCCTGGGTCTGCTTGGTACTATCACTTATGCATTCTTTGATGCAGAAATCATAGCTTTGTTTACAAACAAAGAAAATGTAATTGCGGTGGCGATGACGGTAGTTATCTGGTTAATCGTAGCCCCTGTAGTAAATAGCGTTTGTTTTATTTGGGATGGGGTTTACATTGGAGCAACAGCTACAGGAGCTATGCGAAACTCCATGCTTGTAGCCACCACTCTTGTATTCATTCCGGTATATTTTATAAGTGAACCGTTTGCAGGGATTCATGCGTTATGGATGGCGATGACGGCCTTTATGATAGCAAGGGGAGTTATATTGTCAATCTATGCACCATCAAGAATTTTTGGAAATGAATAG
- the rsmD gene encoding 16S rRNA (guanine(966)-N(2))-methyltransferase RsmD: protein MRIITGKLKGRHFNILKGLDVRPTTDRTKESIFNLIEARVFMEGTQILDLFAGSGNLGFEAISRGARHVTSVELDAQNVKQIEKTAEEFGIEDQMRIVCSDVQRFLSGMAIPYHFIFCDPPYDYPFMDEIIEQVFEDNWLTDEGWLILEHDKYKDFTDHPKCSFSKAYGRTIVSIFQKHPVDSE from the coding sequence ATGCGGATAATAACCGGAAAATTAAAAGGCAGACATTTTAACATTCTAAAAGGACTGGATGTACGCCCTACCACAGACCGAACCAAGGAAAGCATCTTTAACCTGATTGAAGCCAGGGTTTTCATGGAAGGAACCCAGATTCTGGATCTTTTTGCCGGCTCCGGAAACCTGGGTTTTGAAGCCATTTCGAGAGGGGCCCGCCATGTGACTTCCGTTGAACTGGACGCACAAAATGTAAAGCAAATTGAAAAGACTGCTGAAGAGTTTGGTATAGAAGACCAAATGAGAATTGTCTGCTCTGATGTTCAGCGTTTTTTGAGTGGCATGGCTATTCCCTATCACTTTATCTTTTGCGACCCGCCTTATGATTATCCATTCATGGATGAAATCATTGAGCAGGTTTTTGAAGATAACTGGCTTACTGACGAAGGCTGGCTGATACTGGAGCACGATAAGTACAAGGATTTCACTGATCATCCCAAATGCTCTTTTTCGAAAGCGTATGGCAGAACCATCGTTAGCATCTTTCAAAAGCATCCGGTAGATTCGGAATAA
- a CDS encoding mechanosensitive ion channel domain-containing protein → MENFNITTEDIMNFVTTFGPKLLAAIATLVIGLWIVKFIVKGATKVLNRSSVDEALVSFMRSLISMLLKVMVYISALGMLGIEMTSFIAVLGAAGLAIGLALQGSLSNFAGGVLILFFKPFKVGDFIERGNESGTVEKIDILHTHLQTPNNQLVIIPNGQLANSPVVNYSAKETRRAVFPVGVSYGSDMKKAREVILRVLNEDERILEEPAPIVVLTNLGDSSLDLSARAWTKTENYWGFFWDNLEKIKEELDKEGIEIPFPQRDIHVFQEKE, encoded by the coding sequence ATGGAAAATTTTAACATTACCACAGAAGACATCATGAACTTTGTGACCACATTTGGTCCCAAGTTACTGGCTGCAATAGCTACACTGGTAATTGGGCTTTGGATAGTGAAGTTTATTGTAAAAGGAGCAACAAAAGTCCTTAATCGCAGCAGTGTAGATGAGGCTCTTGTTTCTTTCATGCGCAGCCTCATTTCCATGTTGCTGAAAGTCATGGTGTACATATCAGCTCTTGGCATGCTGGGTATAGAAATGACTTCTTTTATTGCTGTATTGGGTGCGGCAGGTTTAGCCATCGGGTTAGCTCTGCAGGGAAGTCTTTCAAATTTTGCAGGAGGAGTTCTGATTTTGTTTTTCAAGCCGTTTAAAGTCGGTGATTTTATAGAAAGGGGAAATGAGTCGGGAACCGTTGAAAAAATCGATATTCTGCATACACATCTTCAAACCCCAAATAATCAGCTTGTTATCATTCCAAATGGGCAGCTGGCAAATTCACCGGTCGTCAATTATTCAGCTAAAGAAACACGCCGTGCGGTATTCCCGGTTGGAGTCAGTTATGGTTCTGATATGAAAAAAGCTCGGGAAGTCATTTTAAGAGTACTGAATGAGGATGAACGCATTCTTGAAGAGCCCGCACCTATTGTTGTTTTGACTAATTTAGGTGACAGCTCTTTGGATCTATCAGCACGTGCATGGACTAAAACAGAAAATTACTGGGGATTCTTTTGGGATAATCTTGAGAAGATTAAAGAAGAACTGGATAAAGAAGGTATCGAGATTCCATTTCCTCAGCGGGATATTCATGTTTTCCAGGAAAAAGAGTAA
- a CDS encoding TIGR04282 family arsenosugar biosynthesis glycosyltransferase, with translation MNIQQGTLNKEGRTREKLIIFVKNEEAGKTKTRLAATIGDEQSLEVYQKLLGWTFEQTRNLEVAKEVWYSRFIAENDIWEGGDFKKQLQSGENLGKRMSNAFQESFMEESFQKVVIIGSDCAELSSGIIQQAFQELEEHEFVIGPAEDGGYYLLGMRNFYPEVFEDIEWSTGSVFQETIEKIQELGCSFTTLKELNDVDTIEDWNRVKSGL, from the coding sequence TTGAACATCCAACAAGGAACATTGAACAAGGAAGGAAGAACGAGGGAAAAGCTCATCATCTTCGTGAAGAACGAGGAGGCCGGGAAAACAAAAACCCGGCTGGCAGCTACAATCGGAGATGAGCAGTCACTTGAGGTATATCAGAAATTACTGGGCTGGACCTTTGAGCAAACCCGCAATTTAGAAGTGGCTAAAGAAGTATGGTATTCCCGGTTCATCGCAGAGAATGACATTTGGGAAGGCGGTGATTTTAAAAAGCAGCTTCAGTCAGGGGAAAACTTGGGAAAGAGGATGTCTAATGCTTTTCAGGAGTCTTTCATGGAAGAATCTTTCCAAAAAGTGGTGATTATTGGCAGTGATTGTGCGGAGCTTAGCTCCGGTATCATTCAGCAGGCTTTTCAGGAGCTGGAAGAGCATGAATTTGTAATCGGTCCGGCTGAAGACGGAGGGTACTACCTTTTAGGAATGCGAAATTTCTACCCGGAAGTTTTTGAAGATATTGAATGGAGTACCGGTTCGGTTTTTCAAGAAACAATAGAAAAAATTCAGGAACTTGGTTGCAGCTTTACCACATTGAAAGAATTGAATGATGTAGATACTATTGAAGACTGGAATAGAGTTAAGTCTGGTTTGTAG
- the arsS gene encoding arsenosugar biosynthesis radical SAM (seleno)protein ArsS (Some members of this family are selenoproteins.): MKSLLAESNELAKPSVQLDIINNHSEKIKSLPSFKDKIDPIGLYPLKPTGIEIFQMNVGYMCNMTCKHCHVDAGPDRQEIMSKETFGYCLEALKGTDIETVDLTGGAPEMNPHFRWFVEEVSKLGKHVIVRSNLTILTTNKFSDLPEFFKKYGVEVTCSLPFYSKSRTDRQRGEGTYDKSITALKRLNEIGYGKEDTGLLLNLVYNPVGAFLPGDQEEIKQEFKKELKRKHEIVFNDLFTITNLPISRFLNFLLMSGNLEEYMEKLIESFNPSAAAGVMCRNTISIGWDGRLFDCDFNQMLDMETHEDSVQHIKGFDLESLNNREIRIDQHCFGCTAGAGSSCGGATT, encoded by the coding sequence ATGAAAAGCTTATTGGCAGAATCAAATGAGTTGGCAAAACCCAGCGTTCAGCTCGATATCATCAATAACCACAGCGAAAAAATTAAATCACTCCCGAGCTTCAAAGATAAGATTGATCCCATTGGCTTATATCCTCTGAAGCCAACAGGAATTGAGATTTTCCAGATGAATGTAGGCTATATGTGTAATATGACCTGCAAACATTGCCATGTGGATGCCGGTCCCGATCGCCAGGAAATTATGAGCAAAGAGACATTCGGGTATTGTCTTGAAGCATTGAAAGGAACAGACATTGAAACGGTAGATCTGACGGGTGGAGCTCCTGAAATGAATCCGCATTTCCGATGGTTCGTGGAAGAAGTTTCGAAGTTAGGTAAACATGTAATTGTTCGATCAAACCTTACCATATTAACGACCAATAAGTTTAGTGATTTACCCGAATTTTTTAAAAAGTATGGAGTGGAAGTCACCTGTTCTCTTCCATTTTATAGCAAATCACGTACCGACAGACAGCGTGGTGAGGGTACCTATGATAAATCCATAACAGCCTTGAAACGCCTAAACGAAATTGGATATGGAAAAGAGGATACCGGCTTATTATTGAATCTGGTTTATAATCCTGTAGGAGCTTTTTTGCCGGGCGATCAGGAAGAGATTAAGCAGGAATTCAAGAAAGAGCTTAAAAGAAAACATGAAATCGTTTTTAACGATCTGTTCACCATTACCAATCTGCCCATCAGTCGGTTTCTAAACTTTTTGCTGATGTCCGGTAATTTGGAAGAGTACATGGAAAAGCTGATTGAGTCATTTAACCCTTCTGCAGCGGCAGGTGTGATGTGCCGAAATACCATTTCAATTGGTTGGGATGGGCGCTTATTTGATTGTGATTTCAATCAAATGCTGGATATGGAGACCCATGAAGACAGCGTTCAACACATCAAAGGCTTTGATCTTGAGTCACTGAATAACCGGGAGATTAGGATTGATCAGCATTGTTTCGGATGTACTGCGGGAGCTGGAAGCAGCTGTGGGGGCGCGACTACTTGA
- a CDS encoding YihY/virulence factor BrkB family protein, protein MAQTVLNAVNSFIEDNCFQYSAAVSFYTLFSLAPIVMIAVYIAGFFIGDASVMRELTKFLEETIGQKSSDAVILLVETIQTDSRNVLYLLISIAFLIVSATTVFIQFKDSFNRIFKVVTKPEIGFSKVFIDRFMAFGMILLLGIAMIFSLILDSALVWLFEFLLSSFETAQLFLIGFGSNLLTLLLIFFAVLIMFYILPDVKVRWGPLTYGSLITTLLLLVGKFVVGMIIGNSSLNQLSGASSSIIILMLWVYYSSIIIFFGIELVKALAEVGEGEIKAGRFAQRIKMVEANKNK, encoded by the coding sequence ATGGCACAAACAGTGTTGAATGCCGTTAACTCGTTTATTGAGGATAATTGCTTTCAATATAGTGCTGCAGTCTCGTTTTATACATTATTTTCACTGGCCCCAATAGTAATGATAGCGGTTTATATCGCGGGATTTTTTATCGGAGATGCCAGTGTTATGCGAGAATTGACGAAATTCCTGGAAGAAACTATTGGGCAAAAAAGTTCAGATGCAGTAATCCTGCTTGTTGAAACCATACAAACAGATAGCCGGAACGTGCTGTACCTGCTGATCAGCATCGCTTTTTTAATTGTTTCGGCAACCACGGTTTTCATTCAGTTCAAAGACTCTTTTAACCGAATTTTTAAAGTGGTAACAAAACCAGAAATAGGCTTTTCAAAAGTATTTATTGATCGCTTTATGGCATTCGGAATGATTTTGTTATTAGGGATAGCAATGATCTTCTCATTAATTCTTGATTCTGCGCTGGTATGGCTATTTGAATTTTTACTCTCCAGTTTTGAAACAGCCCAGCTTTTTCTGATAGGCTTCGGTAGTAATTTACTTACACTGCTGCTGATCTTTTTTGCGGTACTGATTATGTTCTATATACTACCCGATGTAAAAGTAAGATGGGGGCCGTTGACTTATGGGAGCCTGATTACAACACTGCTTTTGTTAGTAGGTAAGTTCGTTGTAGGCATGATTATTGGAAACAGTTCTCTGAATCAGCTTTCCGGTGCCTCTTCTTCAATAATTATTTTGATGTTGTGGGTGTACTATTCCAGCATTATTATATTTTTCGGAATTGAGTTGGTTAAAGCCCTTGCAGAAGTTGGTGAAGGAGAAATAAAAGCCGGCCGGTTCGCCCAAAGAATTAAAATGGTAGAAGCAAACAAAAATAAATAG
- a CDS encoding MBL fold metallo-hydrolase, whose protein sequence is MRYGGNTTCVQIQIKGKDELLILDSGTGFRNLGNELENNGASHRGRVFITHPHWDHLQGFPFFKPFYNGENWFRIYLPPQGEIGCKEILQGHMSSTFFPVSIDMLEADLQCETFQPGKRDFEGYSVEYMWATHTVPTAMYKLCIDDKIIVFAPDNELMDEETEECRQFRKEFKEFIRGADVLIHDAQFSKKLYKQRVGWGHSAWESVAELAKEVSVKKLFLTHHDPDNSDDVLAKREEEIQDRYGSSFERVCLAKEGQEISLPSG, encoded by the coding sequence ATGCGTTACGGGGGAAATACAACGTGTGTTCAGATCCAGATCAAAGGTAAAGATGAACTATTGATTCTGGATTCCGGAACGGGCTTCAGAAATCTGGGGAATGAACTTGAAAATAATGGTGCATCGCATCGCGGGCGTGTGTTTATAACCCATCCCCATTGGGATCATTTGCAAGGTTTTCCTTTTTTTAAACCCTTCTATAATGGTGAAAACTGGTTTCGGATTTACCTTCCGCCTCAAGGAGAAATAGGTTGCAAAGAAATCTTACAAGGGCATATGTCCAGCACTTTTTTCCCTGTTTCTATTGATATGCTGGAGGCTGATTTGCAATGTGAAACTTTTCAGCCGGGTAAACGAGATTTTGAAGGCTATTCAGTTGAATACATGTGGGCTACACATACAGTGCCAACAGCTATGTATAAGCTTTGTATTGATGACAAGATTATTGTTTTTGCTCCTGACAATGAACTGATGGATGAAGAGACGGAAGAGTGCCGCCAATTCAGAAAAGAGTTTAAAGAATTTATTCGTGGAGCAGATGTGTTAATCCATGATGCCCAATTCTCTAAAAAATTATATAAACAGCGTGTTGGATGGGGGCATTCGGCTTGGGAGTCGGTAGCGGAGCTGGCAAAAGAGGTGAGTGTTAAAAAGCTTTTCTTAACGCATCATGATCCAGACAATAGCGATGATGTTCTTGCAAAGAGAGAGGAAGAAATTCAGGATAGATATGGTTCTTCTTTCGAAAGGGTTTGCCTGGCAAAAGAAGGGCAGGAAATTTCCCTGCCCTCTGGTTAA
- a CDS encoding arsenosugar biosynthesis-associated peroxidase-like protein: MDNPYYKAEDLKKFGDITEFQENLGNKFFEYYGEVFEEGALSKREKALIALAVAHTVQCPYCIDAYTTDSLEKGASEEQMMEAVHVAAAIRGGSSLVHGVQMMNKVKDLSM, from the coding sequence ATGGATAATCCTTATTACAAAGCAGAAGATCTGAAGAAGTTTGGCGATATCACTGAGTTCCAGGAAAATCTGGGGAATAAGTTTTTTGAGTACTATGGGGAGGTTTTTGAAGAGGGCGCATTATCTAAAAGAGAAAAAGCATTGATAGCTCTTGCTGTAGCTCATACAGTTCAATGTCCATATTGTATAGACGCATACACCACTGACAGCCTGGAAAAAGGAGCAAGTGAAGAGCAGATGATGGAAGCCGTTCATGTAGCTGCAGCTATTCGTGGAGGCTCTTCATTGGTTCATGGAGTACAAATGATGAATAAGGTGAAAGACCTTTCCATGTAA
- a CDS encoding histidine phosphatase family protein codes for MKEILLMRHAKSSWENPDLKDFDRPLAKRGLKDAPEMGKYLRKIKYKPALVISSPAQRAKETTQLSMEAAKLDKEQIVWNEDLYFGSVRDYVASIQSASDEYERIMLVGHNPLMENTTGILTGAERKTAVRMPTAAIVCLESFAETWETIAPGTCQIKWMMIPKVLKKITG; via the coding sequence ATGAAAGAAATTTTATTAATGAGACACGCCAAGTCGAGCTGGGAAAACCCGGATTTAAAAGACTTTGACCGGCCCCTGGCTAAACGGGGCTTAAAAGATGCTCCTGAAATGGGTAAATACCTGAGGAAAATTAAGTACAAACCCGCTTTGGTTATCTCATCACCGGCGCAGCGCGCAAAAGAAACCACCCAGCTAAGTATGGAAGCCGCTAAGCTGGATAAAGAACAAATTGTGTGGAACGAAGATCTTTATTTTGGTTCTGTAAGAGACTATGTAGCTTCAATTCAATCCGCTTCAGATGAATATGAACGAATTATGCTGGTAGGGCATAACCCTTTGATGGAAAATACTACAGGAATTTTAACCGGGGCTGAACGAAAAACAGCGGTGCGTATGCCAACAGCAGCGATCGTTTGTTTAGAAAGTTTTGCAGAAACCTGGGAAACGATAGCTCCGGGAACCTGCCAAATAAAATGGATGATGATTCCCAAAGTGCTAAAGAAAATTACGGGTTAG
- a CDS encoding DUF349 domain-containing protein, whose product MENLEQKNTNSEKEINNDELEKTADDEVASEEETASEKKEPVTEDEEAVEATEVEESEEAKEEDTSDKEVEESTEEETKVAEVEDAAEDVTDESSDEVEGDEAQSSEDADSFYSDIVNRAKELVIQTDWAFVTTELANLAQNITEGPESASEKSKQLIEEFQELRDNFEQKKKEHYEELNRKKEQNLAKKKELLKSLSDIVNEENWTATKEVGKIKGQWENIKLLPQGEAEALDKRYKELMDEFEDHKVDRLVKKLQKEEENLELKLLLLDKMDSLTNKLDENTPDFEELEDQFNKLISQWRKVGRVPSEKNQPLWDRFNAVQDKFNEVRFKVDKEYREQIEKALSKKKKLVKEAEALVDQENIAKAARKVNKLHKAWKSAGNLPQKDENEMWDLFKAATDKFNEMKSDNIDKLREQEEANLEKKYDLIKEAEEAKDTDDFDAGHQKMQSLMSKWKKIGPVPRKQSSKIWKKFKGAMDVFYDRRREAFKGERKDQKENLEKKQEILDKLEELGKHEDPALAVQEAKELQQAFKDIGYVPIKMKNKIWKQYREACDVIYDRYRALGSDLGMEKKLANQGIDPDTRKDIIKLQKERDKLKKDVSKLESEMIQYQEAKTYFKPTNRGNALKDELQEKIDKAEKSIDEKEERLKEINKKIDQLKRTGDSDEEE is encoded by the coding sequence GTGGAGAACCTGGAGCAAAAAAACACGAACTCTGAAAAAGAGATCAACAACGACGAACTTGAAAAAACTGCTGATGATGAAGTAGCATCTGAAGAGGAGACTGCTTCTGAAAAGAAAGAACCGGTTACAGAAGACGAAGAAGCAGTTGAAGCTACTGAAGTAGAAGAATCAGAGGAAGCTAAAGAAGAGGATACTTCAGATAAGGAAGTGGAGGAGTCTACTGAAGAGGAGACGAAGGTTGCAGAAGTTGAAGATGCAGCCGAAGACGTCACTGATGAGTCATCTGATGAAGTAGAAGGAGATGAAGCACAATCCTCAGAAGATGCCGATTCATTCTATTCTGATATTGTAAATCGCGCTAAAGAACTGGTGATACAGACCGACTGGGCTTTTGTAACCACTGAATTGGCTAATCTTGCTCAAAATATTACGGAAGGTCCTGAATCTGCAAGTGAAAAATCCAAACAGCTCATTGAAGAGTTTCAGGAGCTAAGAGATAATTTTGAGCAAAAAAAGAAAGAGCATTACGAAGAACTGAATCGCAAGAAAGAACAGAATCTTGCCAAAAAGAAAGAACTGCTCAAATCTCTGTCTGATATTGTAAATGAAGAAAACTGGACGGCTACCAAAGAAGTAGGTAAAATTAAGGGGCAATGGGAAAACATTAAATTGTTGCCCCAGGGTGAGGCCGAAGCATTAGACAAGCGGTACAAAGAACTGATGGATGAGTTTGAGGACCATAAGGTAGACCGGCTTGTGAAGAAGCTTCAAAAAGAAGAAGAGAATCTAGAACTGAAGTTGCTTCTTCTGGATAAGATGGATTCCCTCACCAACAAGCTTGACGAAAACACACCTGATTTTGAGGAATTAGAAGATCAGTTTAACAAGCTTATATCTCAGTGGAGAAAAGTAGGGCGTGTACCTTCCGAAAAAAATCAGCCTCTTTGGGATCGGTTCAACGCCGTTCAGGATAAGTTCAATGAAGTTCGCTTCAAGGTTGATAAAGAGTATCGGGAACAAATTGAGAAGGCGCTTTCCAAGAAAAAGAAATTGGTTAAAGAAGCTGAAGCTCTCGTTGATCAGGAAAATATTGCAAAAGCGGCTCGTAAGGTGAATAAGCTTCACAAAGCCTGGAAAAGTGCAGGTAATCTCCCGCAGAAAGATGAGAATGAGATGTGGGATCTGTTCAAGGCGGCTACCGATAAATTCAATGAAATGAAGTCGGACAATATTGATAAGCTGCGAGAACAGGAAGAAGCTAATCTTGAAAAGAAATATGATCTGATTAAGGAAGCCGAAGAAGCCAAAGACACGGATGATTTTGATGCTGGCCATCAGAAGATGCAGAGCCTGATGAGCAAGTGGAAGAAGATCGGTCCGGTTCCAAGAAAACAGTCTTCCAAGATCTGGAAGAAGTTCAAAGGTGCGATGGATGTGTTTTATGATCGTCGTCGTGAAGCCTTTAAAGGGGAGCGAAAAGATCAGAAAGAAAACCTGGAGAAGAAACAGGAAATTCTTGATAAGCTTGAAGAATTAGGTAAGCATGAAGATCCGGCGCTTGCCGTGCAGGAGGCTAAAGAACTACAACAAGCCTTTAAAGATATCGGATATGTTCCGATCAAAATGAAGAATAAGATCTGGAAGCAGTATCGCGAGGCTTGCGACGTTATTTATGACCGGTATCGGGCGCTGGGGTCTGATCTCGGAATGGAAAAAAAACTGGCTAATCAGGGAATTGACCCGGATACCCGTAAGGATATCATCAAGTTGCAGAAAGAGCGGGATAAGCTTAAAAAAGATGTGTCTAAGCTGGAAAGTGAAATGATTCAGTACCAGGAGGCCAAGACGTACTTTAAGCCTACCAACAGAGGTAATGCACTTAAAGACGAACTTCAGGAAAAAATTGACAAGGCGGAAAAATCGATTGATGAAAAAGAGGAAAGGCTTAAAGAAATCAATAAAAAAATCGACCAGCTCAAGCGAACTGGAGATAGTGACGAAGAAGAATAA